The following coding sequences lie in one Epinephelus moara isolate mb chromosome 17, YSFRI_EMoa_1.0, whole genome shotgun sequence genomic window:
- the LOC126404231 gene encoding alpha-2 adrenergic receptor: protein MDSFNASGMDAFTVVHLNSSWSLDSGYSLAATASIAALVSFLILFTVVGNILVVIAVLTSRALKAPQNLFLVSLATADILVATLVMPFSLANELMGYWYFGKVWCGIYLALDVLFCTSSIVHLCAISLDRYWSVTQAVEYNLKRTPKRVKCIILIVWLISAFISSPPLISIDSNNEMSSQPQCEINDDTWYILSSSTASFFAPCLIMVLVYIRIYQVAKTRTRSMSGKNPKPDGVTHTENGLSKATSPFHGERENGHCQCPPTPSQRTVTIAPQTEDADMEESSSSEGKGHKLQREDAQRAKKPNRKKNSISKQSTRISRVSNKSMDLFASRRKRRRSSLARKKVYQAREKRFTFVLAVVMGVFVVCWFPFFFSYSLYGVCRDSCKIPDPLFKFFFWIGYCNSSLNPAIYTIFNRDFRRAFQKILCKSWKKSF from the coding sequence ATGGACTCGTTTAACGCCAGCGGAATGGACGCGTTCACGGTGGTCCATCTGAATTCCTCCTGGAGTCTGGACAGTGGATATTCTTTAGCAGCGACAGCCAGCATTGCTGCTCTTGTAAGTTTTCTCATTCTCTTTACGGTTGTTGGGAATATTCTGGTGGTTATTGCGGTGTTGACGAGCAGGGCGCTGAAAGCCCCACAGAACCTTTTTCTGGTGTCCCTGGCCACCGCGGACATCCTGGTCGCCACTTTGGTGATGCCGTTTTCCCTGGCAAATGAACTCATGGGCTACTGGTATTTTGGAAAAGTTTGGTGCGGTATTTATCTGGCTTTGGATGTTTTGTTCTGCACTTCGTCTATTGTCCATCTGTGCGCAATAAGCCTGGACCGCTACTGGTCCGTTACGCAGGCTGTAGAGTACAATCTGAAGCGGACTCCCAAACGCGTCAAGTGCATCATCTTAATTGTGTGGCTCATATCTGCTTTCATCTCATCCCCGCCGCTCATATCTATAGACAGCAACAATGAGATGAGCTCTCAGCCACAGTGCGAGATCAATGATGACACCTGGTACATCCTCTCCTCCAGCACCGCGTCCTTCTTCGCTCCGTGCTTAATAATGGTGCTGGTGTATATCAGAATATATCAGGTGGCCAAAACCAGAACCAGAAGCATGTCGGGAAAGAATCCCAAGCCAGATGGCGTTACACATACTGAGAATGGACTGAGCAAAGCCACCTCCCCTTTCCATGGCGAGAGAGAGAACGGTCACTGTCAGTGCCCACCTACGCCCAGCCAACGCACCGTCACCATCGCGCCACAGACTGAGGATGCTGACATGGAGGAGAGCTCCTCCTCAGAGGGCAAAGGTCACAAACTTCAGCGGGAGGACGCCCAGAGAGCCAAGAAGcccaacagaaagaaaaactcCATCTCCAAACAGTCCACACGCATCTCCAGAGTCAGTAACAAATCCATGGACCTCTTCGCCTCCAGGAGGAAACGTCGCCGGAGCTCCTTAGCCAGGAAAAAGGTCTATCAAGCCAGAGAAAAGAGGTTTACATTCGTCCTGGCTGTGGTCATGGGGGTGTTTGTTGTGTGCTGGTTCCCCTTTTTCTTCAGCTACAGCCTGTACGGTGTGTGCAGGGACTCCTGTAAGATCCCCGACCCGCTCTTTAAATTCTTCTTCTGGATTGGCTACTGTAACAGCTCCCTCAACCCTGCCATCTACACCATCTTCAACCGGGACTTCAGACGCGCCTTCCAGAAGATCCTTTGCAAGTCGTGGAAAAAGTCCTTTTAG